One Phoenix dactylifera cultivar Barhee BC4 unplaced genomic scaffold, palm_55x_up_171113_PBpolish2nd_filt_p 000089F, whole genome shotgun sequence DNA window includes the following coding sequences:
- the LOC103717660 gene encoding glutamate--glyoxylate aminotransferase 2 isoform X2, with protein sequence MSPKPLDYESLNENVKKVAYAVRGELYLRASELQKEGKKIIFTNVGNPHALGQKPLTFPRQVVALCQAPFLLDDPNVGLLFPADAIARAKHYLSLTSGGLGAYSDSRGLTGIRKEIADFIERRDGYPSDPELVFLTDGASKGVMQILNTIIRNEKDGILVPVPQYPLYSATISLYGGCLVPYYLEEEANWSLDFYNIRQSVAAARSKGITVRAMVIINPGNPTGQCLSEANIRELLKFCFQENLVLLADEVYQQNVYQDERPFISARKILFDMGPPISKEVQLVSFHTVSKGYWGECGQRGGYFEMTNLPPQLGLMVNPPKPGDISYARFVAESKAVLESLRRRAHIMTDGFNSCRNVVCNFTEGAMYSFPQICLPPKAIEAAKKAGKAPDVFYCLKLLEATGISTVPGSGFGQKEGVFHLRTTILPAEEEMPAIMASFKKFNDEFMEQYEDYRGYSRM encoded by the exons ATGTCTCCGAAACCCTTGGACTACGAGTCGCTGAACGAGAATGTAAAGAAGGTTGCGTATGCTGTTAGAGGAGAGCTTTATCTACGGGCTTCCGAGCTGcagaaagaagggaagaag ATCATATTTACAAATGTTGGCAATCCTCATGCTCTAGGACAGAAGCCATTGACATTTCCTCGTCAG GTGGTAGCATTATGTCAAGCTCCATTTTTATTAGATGATCCTAATGTGGGGCTTCTCTTCCCAGCAGATGCCATCGCTAGAGCTAAACATTATCTTTCATTGACTTCGGGTGGTTTAG GTGCATATAGTGATTCTCGAGGTCTGACTGGAATAAGGAAGGAAATTGCGGATTTTATTGAGAGGCGTGATGGGTACCCTAG TGATCCAGAACTTGTATTTCTCACTGATGGTGCCAGCAAAGGTGTAATGCAGATACTAAACACCATTATCAGAAACGAGAAGGATGGG ATTTTGGTTCCAGTTCCTCAATACCCCCTTTATTCAGCTACAATATCATTATATGGTGGTTGTCTTGTTCCATattatttagaagaggaggcAAATTGGAGTCTTGACTTCTATAATATTCGCCAATCTGTAGCAGCAGCACGTTCAAAAGGGATAACT gTTCGAGCCATGGTGATCATAAACCCAGGAAACCCTACTGGTCAATGTCTCAGTGAAGCCAATATTAGGGAATTGCTGAAATTTTGTTTCCAAGAAAACTTAGTCCTGCTTGCAGACGAAGTTTATCAGCAAAATGTATATCAGGATGAACGACCCTTTATAAGTGCAAGAAAG ATACTGTTTGACATGGGTCCGCCTATAAGCAAAGAGGTCCAGCTTGTGTCTTTCCACACTGTGTCAAAAGGATATTGGGGAGAATGTGGACAGCGTGGAGGATACTTTGAGATGACTAATCTTCCTCCTCAG TTAGGCTTGATGGTTAATCCTCCCAAACCAGGAGATATCTCATACGCGAGGTTTGTTGCAGAGAG CAAGGCTGTCCTTGAGTCCCTGAGGAGAAGAGCACATATAATGACCGATGGATTCAATAGTTGCAGAAATGTAGTTTGCAATTTTACAGAAG GAGCCATGTATTCATTCCCACAAATATGCTTACCACCAAAAGCAATTGAAGCTGCCAAAAAGGCTGGCAAAGCTCCTGATGTTTTCTATTGCCTCAAGCTCTTGGAAGCAACTGGCATTTCCACTGTTCCTGGCTCAGGTTTTGGCCAGAAAGAAGG GGTTTTCCATCTAAGAACAACCATCCTGCCAGCAGAGGAAGAAATGCCTGCTATAATGGCTAGTTTCAAGAAATTCAATGACGAGTTTATGGAACAATATGAAGACTACAGAGGCTACTCCAGGATGTAG
- the LOC103717660 gene encoding glutamate--glyoxylate aminotransferase 2 isoform X1, whose protein sequence is MSPKPLDYESLNENVKKVAYAVRGELYLRASELQKEGKKIIFTNVGNPHALGQKPLTFPRQVVALCQAPFLLDDPNVGLLFPADAIARAKHYLSLTSGGLGAYSDSRGLTGIRKEIADFIERRDGYPSDPELVFLTDGASKGVMQILNTIIRNEKDGILVPVPQYPLYSATISLYGGCLVPYYLEEEANWSLDFYNIRQSVAAARSKGITVRAMVIINPGNPTGQCLSEANIRELLKFCFQENLVLLADEVYQQNVYQDERPFISARKILFDMGPPISKEVQLVSFHTVSKGYWGECGQRGGYFEMTNLPPQTVDEIYKVASVSLSPNVPGQIFLGLMVNPPKPGDISYARFVAESKAVLESLRRRAHIMTDGFNSCRNVVCNFTEGAMYSFPQICLPPKAIEAAKKAGKAPDVFYCLKLLEATGISTVPGSGFGQKEGVFHLRTTILPAEEEMPAIMASFKKFNDEFMEQYEDYRGYSRM, encoded by the exons ATGTCTCCGAAACCCTTGGACTACGAGTCGCTGAACGAGAATGTAAAGAAGGTTGCGTATGCTGTTAGAGGAGAGCTTTATCTACGGGCTTCCGAGCTGcagaaagaagggaagaag ATCATATTTACAAATGTTGGCAATCCTCATGCTCTAGGACAGAAGCCATTGACATTTCCTCGTCAG GTGGTAGCATTATGTCAAGCTCCATTTTTATTAGATGATCCTAATGTGGGGCTTCTCTTCCCAGCAGATGCCATCGCTAGAGCTAAACATTATCTTTCATTGACTTCGGGTGGTTTAG GTGCATATAGTGATTCTCGAGGTCTGACTGGAATAAGGAAGGAAATTGCGGATTTTATTGAGAGGCGTGATGGGTACCCTAG TGATCCAGAACTTGTATTTCTCACTGATGGTGCCAGCAAAGGTGTAATGCAGATACTAAACACCATTATCAGAAACGAGAAGGATGGG ATTTTGGTTCCAGTTCCTCAATACCCCCTTTATTCAGCTACAATATCATTATATGGTGGTTGTCTTGTTCCATattatttagaagaggaggcAAATTGGAGTCTTGACTTCTATAATATTCGCCAATCTGTAGCAGCAGCACGTTCAAAAGGGATAACT gTTCGAGCCATGGTGATCATAAACCCAGGAAACCCTACTGGTCAATGTCTCAGTGAAGCCAATATTAGGGAATTGCTGAAATTTTGTTTCCAAGAAAACTTAGTCCTGCTTGCAGACGAAGTTTATCAGCAAAATGTATATCAGGATGAACGACCCTTTATAAGTGCAAGAAAG ATACTGTTTGACATGGGTCCGCCTATAAGCAAAGAGGTCCAGCTTGTGTCTTTCCACACTGTGTCAAAAGGATATTGGGGAGAATGTGGACAGCGTGGAGGATACTTTGAGATGACTAATCTTCCTCCTCAG ACAGTAGATGAGATCTACAAGGTTGCATCTGTTTCACTCAGTCCAAATGTCCCCGGGCAGATCTTT TTAGGCTTGATGGTTAATCCTCCCAAACCAGGAGATATCTCATACGCGAGGTTTGTTGCAGAGAG CAAGGCTGTCCTTGAGTCCCTGAGGAGAAGAGCACATATAATGACCGATGGATTCAATAGTTGCAGAAATGTAGTTTGCAATTTTACAGAAG GAGCCATGTATTCATTCCCACAAATATGCTTACCACCAAAAGCAATTGAAGCTGCCAAAAAGGCTGGCAAAGCTCCTGATGTTTTCTATTGCCTCAAGCTCTTGGAAGCAACTGGCATTTCCACTGTTCCTGGCTCAGGTTTTGGCCAGAAAGAAGG GGTTTTCCATCTAAGAACAACCATCCTGCCAGCAGAGGAAGAAATGCCTGCTATAATGGCTAGTTTCAAGAAATTCAATGACGAGTTTATGGAACAATATGAAGACTACAGAGGCTACTCCAGGATGTAG
- the LOC103717659 gene encoding elongation factor 1-gamma 2-like yields MKGQDVSISTLNGRSIHLKGTSQPRCFCPSEIRASYMCDAGGVLQASSFYSSRLSSALQRRPASSLDTISRRRQTIGSMALILHAGNTNKNGFKALIAAEYSGVQVELAKNFEMGVSNKTPEFLKMNPIGKVPVLETPDGPIFESNAIARYVTRLKADNPLFGSSLIDYARIEQWIDFASMEIDVNLSRWLYPRLGYFPFTAVGEEFAISALKRSLGALSTHLSTNTYLVGHSVTLADIIMTCNLYIGFNRIMTKSFTSEFPHVERYFWTMVNQPNFSKVLGEVKQADSVPPVQSQKKPAQHKESKPKEAKKEPKKEPAKPKVEDAVEEEEAPKPKPKNPLDLLPPSKMILDEWKRLYSNTKTNFREVAIKGFWNMYDPEGYSLWFCDYKYNDENTVSFVTLNKVSGFLQRMDLARKYAFGKMLVIGSEPPYKVKGLWLFRGQQIPQFVLDECYDMELYEWTKVDIADEVQKERVNAMIEDQEPFEGEALLDAKCFK; encoded by the exons ATGAAGGGACAAGATGTATCTATAAGCACTCTCAACGGCAGATCTATTCATCTCAAAGGGACATCACAACCCCGGTGCTTTTGCCCTAGCGAGATTAGAGCTTCTTATATGTGCGACGCCGGAGGCGTATTACAAGCATCCTCGTTTTATTCCTCGCGCCTCTCCTCTGCTCTTCAGCGCCGCCCGGCCTCCTCTTTGG ATACGATATCAAGGCGGAGGCAGACCATCGGCTCTATGGCGCTG ATTTTGCATGCCGGTAACACAAACAAGAATGGTTTCAAGGCACTTATTGCAGCAGAATACAGTGGGGTCCAGGTTGAACTGGCCAAGAATTTTGAAATGGGTGTATCAAATAAAACTCCTGAGTTTCTTAAGATGAACCCTATAGGGAAG GTTCCTGTATTGGAGACACCTGATGGTCCCATTTTTGAGAGTAATGCAATAGCACGTTATG TTACCCGCTTGAAGGCTGACAATCCTCTTTTTGGTTCTTCACTTATTGATTAT GCCCGAATTGAGCAATGGATTGACTTTGCATCAATGGAGATTGATGTGAATCTATCACGATGGTTATATCCAAGACTGGGATATTTCCCATTTACTGCTGTG GGTGAGGAATTTGCAATTTCTGCTTTGAAGAGATCTCTAGGTGCTCTGAGCACTCATTTATCCACAAATACTTACCTTGTTGGCCATTCTGTGACCTTGGCTGATATTATCATGACATGCAACCTTTATATTGGATTCAACCGAATCATGACCAAGAGTTTTACCTCAGAATTTCCTCATGTTGAAAGATACTTCTGGACTATGGTTAATCAACCAAATTTCTCCAAGGTATTGGGTGAGGTAAAGCAGGCAGATTCAGTTCCACCTGTTCAGTCACAGAAAAAGCCTGCTCAACATAAAGAGTCTAAGCCGAAGGAAGCTAAGAAAGAACCCAAGAAGGAGCCTGCAAAGCCTAAAGTAGAAGATGCTGTGGAGGAAGAAGAGGCACCCAAGCCCAAACCGAAAAATCCTCTTGACCTGCTGCCCCCTAGTAAGATGATATTAGATGAGTGGAAGAGGTTATATTCAAATACAAAGACCAACTTCCGCGAGGTTGCCATCAAGG GTTTCTGGAATATGTATGACCCAGAAGGCTACTCTTTATGGTTCTGTGACTACAAGTACAATGATGAGAACACCGTCTCATTCGTGACCCTAAACAAGGTAAGTGGATTCCTGCAGCGTATGGACTTGGCACGAAAGTATGCATTTGGCAAGATGCTTGTAATAGGCTCAGAGCCGCCCTACAAGGTCAAGGGGCTGTGGCTCTTCCGTGGACAGCAGATCCCACAGTTTGTGCTTGATGAGTGCTATGACATGGAGCTTTACGAGTGGACCAAGGTGGACATAGCCGATGAAGTGCAGAAGGAGCGGGTAAATGCCATGATTGAGGACCAGGAACCCTTCGAGGGTGAAGCCTTGTTGGATGCCAAGTGCTTCAAGTAA